One stretch of Cohnella algarum DNA includes these proteins:
- a CDS encoding NAD(P)H-dependent oxidoreductase subunit E, producing the protein MTTWNLQETFCHLLICNGSNCMMRQAEEVTKAIRDEIALLGADKRIHTTRTRCNGRCADACVVIAYPDGVWYRDISPESGRTLVRKHLSGDRLDEQLVYSFDGRFIASDLSVAGKEKTSS; encoded by the coding sequence GTGACAACATGGAATTTACAGGAGACTTTTTGTCACCTGCTCATCTGCAATGGCAGCAACTGCATGATGCGGCAAGCCGAAGAAGTAACGAAGGCGATCCGTGACGAAATTGCGCTTCTCGGAGCGGATAAACGGATTCATACGACGCGAACCCGGTGCAATGGGCGGTGCGCGGACGCCTGCGTAGTGATCGCCTACCCGGACGGAGTCTGGTATAGGGATATTTCTCCCGAATCCGGAAGGACGCTTGTCCGAAAGCATCTTTCAGGAGATCGACTGGATGAACAGTTGGTTTATTCGTTCGACGGCCGATTTATCGCTTCGGACCTTTCTGTAGCGGGAAAAGAAAAAACCTCAAGCTAG
- a CDS encoding HD-GYP domain-containing protein, with protein sequence MIIMPTFQCRPGMKLGRSVYSEQGQVLVKRGFVLSEHVIVRLHKMGHPFLHVEEEGTEDISPDQAVGEEAMNVLRGAVVQAINELNDGKRTSLSPETVRFCSDAVSLLIKGMDRRNRLILPIHDYAVFSDERRQRFLENAVNVGVCVTRLAMEEGLHGEELAALAAGAIFHDIGLFRSGRDGKNRAHTEEGYRLLKDSGFSELTAHCALFHHERMNGSGYPFGLAGARLPDNIQWVGLIDEFDGLIHGRNKGCPMLPHEALEVLYGGAGTLYDIDKVRRLRDKLALFPVGTTVRLNTGEIGVVSRLHEDSKQRPVVRIIRGARGEPVARPFEVDLKRCLHVMIGELDRQSFSEDNFGIPSPAKKLIKNA encoded by the coding sequence ATGATCATTATGCCGACGTTTCAATGCCGGCCGGGCATGAAGTTGGGACGATCCGTGTACTCGGAGCAAGGACAAGTGCTCGTAAAGCGCGGATTCGTGTTGTCGGAGCATGTTATCGTTCGTTTGCATAAAATGGGACATCCCTTTCTTCACGTCGAGGAAGAAGGGACGGAAGATATTTCGCCCGATCAGGCGGTAGGCGAAGAGGCGATGAACGTGCTGCGGGGCGCGGTCGTTCAGGCCATAAACGAATTGAACGACGGGAAACGAACGTCGCTGAGTCCGGAAACGGTGCGTTTTTGCAGCGACGCCGTCTCCTTGCTGATCAAAGGGATGGACCGGCGCAATCGGCTGATTTTGCCGATTCATGACTATGCCGTTTTTTCGGACGAGCGCCGCCAACGTTTTTTGGAAAATGCGGTCAACGTCGGCGTGTGCGTCACGAGGCTTGCGATGGAAGAGGGCTTGCACGGAGAAGAGCTGGCGGCGTTGGCCGCCGGGGCGATTTTTCACGACATCGGGCTTTTTCGTTCCGGAAGAGATGGCAAGAACCGGGCGCATACGGAAGAGGGATACCGGTTGCTGAAGGACAGCGGTTTTTCGGAGCTGACCGCCCATTGCGCGTTGTTTCATCACGAGCGGATGAACGGCAGCGGATACCCGTTCGGACTGGCCGGAGCCCGCTTGCCAGACAACATCCAGTGGGTCGGGCTGATCGACGAATTCGACGGGCTGATTCACGGGCGGAACAAGGGCTGTCCCATGCTTCCTCACGAGGCTTTGGAAGTGCTTTACGGCGGGGCCGGCACGTTGTACGACATCGACAAAGTCCGCCGGCTGCGCGATAAGCTGGCGCTGTTTCCGGTAGGAACGACCGTCCGGTTGAATACCGGCGAGATCGGCGTCGTCTCCCGCCTGCACGAGGACAGCAAGCAGCGGCCGGTCGTCCGGATTATCCGCGGCGCAAGAGGCGAGCCTGTCGCCCGCCCGTTCGAGGTCGACCTGAAAAGATGCCTGCATGTCATGATCGGAGAACTGGATCGGCAGTCCTTCTCGGAGGATAATTTTGGCATCCCGAGTCCCGCAAAAAAATTAATAAAAAACGCTTGA
- a CDS encoding class I SAM-dependent methyltransferase, which produces MFHGVRFNMDFKRFWMEGMKDWNGKLPERMIDDAKEEAFWQTYIPNKSSALDDYSADIRTELLRFIEPADHVLEIGPGWGNYTFAAANKASSLTCVDSSRSVLDYLRKETRRKGLREPRLIHAKWEDRPPQETFDVVFGINCYYRMQEIDRALLHMNNAAKRWAIVGLTSGPEKPHLWEIHRRLGYKIKFQRRDYIYLTNLLYELGIDANCKILDLERTYRYESEEQMIMDNLGAILEPDYDRKAAEEILRQFVSERDGSFLYKHRFKGVLLYWRPERIM; this is translated from the coding sequence ATGTTTCACGGCGTCCGATTCAATATGGATTTTAAGCGGTTCTGGATGGAAGGCATGAAAGATTGGAACGGAAAATTGCCGGAACGAATGATCGACGATGCCAAGGAAGAAGCGTTTTGGCAAACCTATATCCCGAACAAATCGAGCGCGCTGGACGACTACTCGGCCGATATTCGAACGGAGCTTCTCCGTTTCATTGAACCGGCCGACCATGTGCTGGAGATCGGGCCGGGTTGGGGCAATTACACGTTTGCTGCCGCAAATAAAGCATCGTCGCTTACCTGCGTAGACAGCTCGCGAAGCGTGCTCGATTATTTGCGGAAGGAGACGAGACGCAAAGGTCTTCGCGAACCCCGGCTCATTCATGCCAAATGGGAAGATCGCCCTCCGCAGGAAACATTTGATGTCGTCTTCGGGATCAATTGTTATTATCGAATGCAGGAGATTGACCGGGCGCTTCTCCACATGAACAACGCAGCCAAACGGTGGGCGATCGTCGGACTGACGAGCGGTCCGGAAAAACCGCATTTATGGGAAATTCATCGGCGGCTTGGTTACAAAATCAAATTTCAGCGGCGGGATTACATTTATTTGACCAACCTTCTCTATGAGCTCGGCATCGATGCCAACTGCAAGATTCTCGATTTGGAGCGTACCTATCGGTATGAAAGCGAGGAGCAGATGATCATGGACAATCTTGGCGCTATTCTGGAACCCGATTACGATCGAAAAGCCGCGGAAGAGATTCTCCGCCAGTTCGTATCGGAACGGGATGGAAGCTTTCTATATAAGCATCGGTTCAAGGGCGTACTGCTGTATTGGAGGCCGGAACGCATCATGTAA
- a CDS encoding ABC transporter ATP-binding protein: MFVNVSGLSFKYRSNVILSDIQMSMKKEEVVSIVGPNGAGKTTLLKSICSILPPRKGTVRIGGEDVRSIRPGQLAKIQAYVPQQASSGFPLTVMETVMLGRKPYIRWGVTKQDLNIVESLLFELRLDRYATRHMDELSGGERQKVLIARALAQQPDMLLLDEPTSALDIRHQLEVLELVRSLAKRSGMLVVLILHDLELASRYSDTVYMLKDGRIFASGKPEAVFTSLHMEKVYGVRMEIERSPHGMKMTALEPLQE; encoded by the coding sequence ATGTTCGTAAACGTTTCGGGGTTATCGTTCAAGTACCGTTCAAACGTCATTTTAAGCGACATTCAGATGAGCATGAAAAAAGAAGAAGTGGTCAGCATCGTCGGACCTAACGGGGCGGGAAAGACCACGCTCCTGAAAAGCATCTGCTCCATCCTCCCGCCGCGGAAGGGGACGGTAAGGATCGGCGGGGAGGACGTGCGTTCGATAAGACCCGGACAATTGGCCAAAATCCAGGCTTATGTGCCGCAGCAAGCCTCGTCCGGATTTCCGCTTACCGTTATGGAGACGGTAATGCTCGGCAGAAAGCCCTACATTCGATGGGGCGTTACAAAGCAGGATCTGAACATTGTGGAATCCTTGCTGTTCGAACTTCGACTGGATCGTTACGCAACGCGTCATATGGACGAATTGAGCGGCGGCGAACGGCAGAAAGTTTTGATTGCCCGGGCGCTCGCCCAACAACCGGACATGCTGCTGCTTGACGAGCCGACTTCGGCCCTCGACATCCGGCATCAGCTCGAGGTGCTGGAGCTCGTCCGCAGCCTTGCGAAGCGGTCCGGAATGCTTGTCGTGCTGATCCTGCATGACCTGGAGCTGGCATCCCGGTATTCGGATACGGTTTACATGTTGAAGGACGGACGGATATTCGCATCCGGCAAACCCGAAGCGGTGTTTACCTCTCTCCATATGGAGAAGGTATACGGAGTGCGGATGGAAATCGAGCGCTCGCCGCATGGAATGAAAATGACCGCGCTCGAACCGCTGCAGGAATGA
- a CDS encoding sigma-70 family RNA polymerase sigma factor, producing the protein MSVPGIFARTEEAAGFGEEELKTCMDEFGDMVLRTAYVYLRDRQKAEDVYQEVFVRVFRHGDKIKRMDNPQGWILRVTMNLCRDLKRSTWWRRVLFLNDERDGVSGSLEDRIVASEKSRELLAHIMRLETPYRMAVLLFYYHDLSTREIAGVLKVPEGTVRSRLHRARALLKDYMNSGEESP; encoded by the coding sequence GTGAGCGTTCCTGGGATCTTCGCCCGGACGGAAGAGGCGGCCGGTTTCGGGGAGGAGGAGTTGAAGACGTGCATGGACGAGTTCGGGGATATGGTGCTGCGGACCGCCTACGTCTATTTGCGGGATCGGCAAAAAGCCGAGGATGTCTACCAGGAAGTGTTCGTGCGCGTATTCCGGCACGGGGACAAGATCAAGCGGATGGACAATCCCCAAGGGTGGATTTTGCGCGTCACGATGAATTTGTGCCGGGATCTGAAACGCTCGACGTGGTGGCGCAGGGTGCTGTTTCTGAACGATGAGCGGGACGGCGTCTCGGGCAGCCTGGAAGACCGGATCGTGGCCTCGGAAAAAAGCCGGGAGCTGCTCGCGCACATTATGCGCCTGGAAACGCCCTACCGGATGGCGGTGCTTCTGTTTTACTATCACGATCTGTCGACCCGGGAGATTGCCGGCGTCCTCAAGGTTCCGGAAGGGACGGTCCGAAGCCGCCTTCACCGGGCACGCGCGTTGCTGAAGGATTATATGAACAGCGGGGAGGAATCGCCGTGA
- a CDS encoding GTP-binding protein: MNTLRFTRIISNILWDRGRIETILSELPSSIYRAKGIFTAADTGERMMFQVAYRQLNLFRIKPQSNVQDVAVFMGEQFPKQEIKRKLEEDAGVGGV, encoded by the coding sequence ATGAACACGTTACGGTTTACACGCATTATTTCGAACATCCTATGGGATCGCGGTCGAATCGAAACCATTTTAAGCGAATTGCCGAGCAGTATCTATCGGGCAAAGGGCATTTTTACGGCGGCAGATACCGGAGAACGGATGATGTTTCAAGTTGCCTACCGGCAGCTGAATCTTTTTCGGATAAAACCGCAAAGCAACGTTCAGGACGTTGCCGTCTTTATGGGCGAACAATTTCCCAAGCAAGAAATTAAGCGGAAGCTAGAGGAAGACGCGGGTGTTGGCGGTGTCTAG
- a CDS encoding extracellular solute-binding protein: MNERFVKKRWPRVAASLVLLLVALAAAGCDKPANAPEQTEAEPAEASGEIRHPPENDWKPYEARPGEKVELTVMYASEASFYRDYGNLFLARHPEAEFRVVALSETRGEGDMLANYEAVLKESAPDVLLLNEAQYEALAANGRLLDLDAPIRSSGFDMESMVPGVIELLTERGGGRLYGLSPSFESRALYYNRSLFDEYGVPYPEPGMSWEEVLMLAERFPDANEAGQPLYGLYQPTFTISPFDLAMKIGSAQRLSLLDPEGAKLLLDSEGWKRIFSLVVEGYKNQAIYYPAAPLRDNGNGTTSLSLGSNLFLDGQAAMAIDDMLMMQMMDFLAGRKGENEGESAAFAWDTVPMPVSPDNPGVTPYFEVEDIFAVNRESDQLSLAWEFVQYVHSEEFMTLSAKSSSKLLSRTGFEQDSKGRDLSDFYALQPDLTMRTPLVPKGFTRAFRDIAEKAITDAIADRMTTDEALAYIREEAQKTLNAAVSSGNRERFALDEELL, from the coding sequence ATGAATGAACGATTTGTAAAAAAGAGATGGCCGCGAGTCGCCGCTTCGCTTGTTTTGCTTCTGGTAGCGCTCGCTGCGGCGGGCTGCGACAAGCCGGCGAACGCTCCCGAGCAGACGGAAGCGGAGCCGGCGGAGGCGTCGGGAGAAATCCGCCATCCGCCGGAGAACGACTGGAAGCCCTATGAGGCGCGGCCGGGAGAAAAAGTCGAGCTCACGGTGATGTACGCAAGCGAAGCCTCCTTTTACCGGGATTACGGCAATCTGTTTCTCGCCCGCCACCCGGAGGCGGAATTTCGCGTTGTCGCGCTGTCGGAGACGCGGGGCGAAGGGGATATGCTGGCCAATTACGAGGCCGTGCTCAAGGAGAGCGCGCCCGACGTGCTCCTGCTGAATGAAGCTCAATACGAGGCGCTCGCCGCAAACGGGCGCCTGCTCGATCTGGACGCTCCGATCCGGAGCAGCGGGTTCGACATGGAAAGCATGGTTCCGGGCGTCATCGAATTGCTGACGGAGCGGGGAGGCGGCCGGCTGTACGGCCTGTCCCCTTCGTTCGAAAGCCGGGCGCTGTATTACAACCGCTCGCTGTTCGACGAATACGGCGTCCCTTATCCGGAACCGGGCATGAGCTGGGAGGAGGTTCTGATGCTGGCCGAGCGGTTCCCGGACGCAAACGAAGCCGGGCAGCCGCTTTACGGCTTGTACCAGCCGACATTCACGATCAGTCCGTTCGACCTGGCGATGAAAATCGGCAGCGCGCAGCGGCTGTCCTTGCTCGACCCGGAAGGCGCGAAGCTGCTGCTCGACAGCGAGGGGTGGAAACGGATTTTCTCGCTGGTCGTGGAAGGCTACAAAAACCAGGCGATTTATTATCCCGCCGCGCCGCTTCGCGACAACGGCAACGGGACGACCTCCCTGTCTTTGGGCAGCAACCTGTTTTTGGACGGGCAAGCGGCCATGGCGATCGACGATATGCTCATGATGCAAATGATGGATTTCCTCGCGGGGCGCAAGGGCGAAAACGAAGGCGAAAGCGCCGCCTTCGCCTGGGACACGGTCCCGATGCCGGTTAGTCCGGATAATCCCGGCGTGACGCCCTATTTCGAAGTGGAAGATATTTTTGCCGTCAACCGCGAATCCGATCAGCTTTCGCTCGCCTGGGAATTCGTTCAGTACGTTCATAGCGAGGAGTTTATGACGCTTTCGGCCAAGTCGTCTTCCAAGCTGCTGTCCCGGACCGGCTTCGAGCAGGATTCGAAAGGAAGGGACTTGTCCGATTTTTACGCGCTCCAGCCGGATTTGACGATGCGGACGCCGCTCGTGCCGAAAGGCTTCACCCGCGCGTTTCGGGATATTGCGGAAAAAGCGATCACGGACGCGATCGCGGACCGGATGACAACGGACGAGGCGCTGGCCTACATTCGGGAGGAAGCGCAAAAAACGCTCAACGCTGCGGTCTCTTCCGGCAACCGCGAACGATTCGCGCTGGACGAGGAGCTGCTATAA
- a CDS encoding class I SAM-dependent methyltransferase, which translates to MTKWLKLRQKDRILDLCCGTGRHSLALANAGYRVTGIDLSPVLLREARTNDPDGRVTWIECDMRALPDDTMFAERFDAVVNLFTSFGYFEEDSEQLKVLRQIRKALKPGGRFVIDVMNAGYTEDHLVPHSKRVERGAVISETRRIEKGFVVKKIVVQEPNGSPRRYSERVKLYAPEQLSTMLNEAGLVLDTIYGGYEGEIYDARQSCRMIMVGHR; encoded by the coding sequence ATGACGAAATGGTTAAAGCTGCGCCAAAAGGACCGTATCCTCGACCTTTGCTGCGGTACGGGAAGACACTCCTTGGCGCTTGCAAATGCAGGCTACCGCGTTACCGGCATCGATCTGTCTCCGGTATTGCTTCGGGAAGCGAGAACGAACGATCCCGATGGCCGCGTTACCTGGATCGAATGCGACATGCGCGCTTTGCCTGACGATACGATGTTTGCTGAACGATTTGACGCTGTCGTTAATTTGTTCACCTCCTTCGGCTATTTTGAAGAAGACAGCGAACAATTGAAGGTGCTGCGCCAAATCCGGAAAGCATTGAAGCCAGGGGGGAGATTCGTCATCGATGTTATGAACGCGGGATACACGGAGGATCATCTGGTGCCTCATTCAAAGCGAGTCGAACGGGGAGCGGTTATCTCGGAAACCCGCCGAATCGAAAAAGGGTTCGTCGTTAAAAAGATCGTTGTCCAAGAGCCGAACGGATCGCCTCGCCGTTATTCCGAACGAGTGAAGCTATACGCGCCCGAACAACTGTCGACGATGCTGAATGAGGCAGGTTTAGTGTTAGATACAATATACGGAGGATATGAGGGGGAGATTTATGACGCGAGGCAATCGTGTCGAATGATCATGGTCGGCCATCGGTAA
- a CDS encoding transposase, which produces MKARKSSAIQPQMFQFVDMDELVPKKHILRQLNEALDFSIVHDWVAPLYTERTGRPAADPERMVRLMLLSYLFNHSERELYQLLPMHAGYLWFCGLDFESVVRPDSSRPSLPDRTTLVKTRKLWRTHGVFEKLMKHVVDQCIAAGLVQPDVHVGVDGTQVRANASIHSLKEITLAPVESIEDYLARMARQDEETGGVAHDSDDDRQPPAPPAQKERLLEDEATHEDFHGKTFSNKTHRSVTDPDARLYKKSNGQEAHLRYLVHDVTDIKSGVILSTQASIASGTAERETSLRQLFAIRFAHPQIRIRTLSADKAYGTTDYLQALFEQGIVPLVSLRNLTLEDVPAWKRQTNDPEKQRKRLAKIREIQIRNKAKRIQLMGSYRHLQKLRTRCEHVFAESKVAHGLGRARSRGLDCMQEQAVLTAIVQNLKRLCRFKKKRPQTGVLACPKPKSVMMEAVSDLLISALVGLFSSFFMPKRRLQLT; this is translated from the coding sequence ATGAAAGCCCGCAAGTCATCGGCTATCCAGCCTCAGATGTTCCAATTCGTGGATATGGATGAACTCGTGCCGAAAAAGCACATCCTGCGCCAACTGAACGAAGCGCTTGATTTTTCCATCGTTCATGATTGGGTGGCGCCTCTATATACGGAACGTACCGGCCGCCCGGCGGCTGACCCGGAGCGGATGGTTCGACTGATGCTGCTTTCGTATTTGTTCAACCATTCCGAACGGGAATTGTATCAACTGTTGCCCATGCATGCGGGCTATTTGTGGTTTTGCGGACTGGATTTCGAATCCGTCGTGCGCCCGGACTCATCGCGGCCGTCCCTGCCGGATCGGACGACCTTGGTGAAGACCCGGAAATTGTGGCGAACGCACGGTGTTTTTGAGAAGCTGATGAAACATGTCGTCGATCAGTGCATCGCCGCGGGACTGGTCCAACCCGATGTGCATGTCGGCGTCGACGGCACCCAGGTACGGGCCAACGCATCCATTCACAGCTTGAAAGAAATCACCCTGGCCCCGGTGGAGTCGATTGAAGACTATTTGGCTCGCATGGCCCGGCAAGATGAAGAGACCGGTGGTGTCGCCCATGATTCCGATGATGACCGACAGCCGCCCGCACCGCCCGCGCAAAAAGAGCGGCTGCTGGAAGACGAAGCGACGCATGAAGATTTTCATGGCAAAACGTTCTCGAACAAGACCCACCGCAGCGTAACGGATCCGGATGCCCGCTTGTACAAAAAGAGCAACGGTCAGGAAGCGCATTTGCGGTATTTGGTGCATGATGTGACGGATATCAAATCCGGCGTCATTCTGTCTACGCAAGCGAGCATCGCGTCCGGAACGGCTGAGCGTGAAACGAGCTTGCGGCAGCTCTTCGCGATCCGTTTTGCCCATCCGCAAATCCGGATTCGGACGCTTTCTGCCGATAAAGCCTACGGTACGACAGATTATCTGCAAGCGTTGTTCGAGCAAGGGATTGTTCCCCTGGTTTCGCTTCGCAACCTGACACTGGAAGATGTACCTGCTTGGAAACGTCAAACGAACGATCCGGAGAAACAACGCAAACGGCTGGCCAAAATCCGGGAAATCCAAATTCGAAACAAAGCCAAACGAATTCAGCTTATGGGTTCTTACCGTCATCTGCAAAAGTTGCGGACGCGGTGCGAGCATGTGTTTGCCGAAAGCAAAGTCGCGCATGGCCTGGGCCGCGCACGGAGCCGTGGATTGGACTGCATGCAAGAGCAGGCGGTGCTCACGGCCATCGTTCAAAATCTGAAAAGACTGTGCCGGTTTAAGAAAAAGCGACCACAAACCGGTGTTTTGGCATGTCCAAAACCGAAATCCGTGATGATGGAGGCAGTGTCGGACCTGCTCATTTCGGCGCTGGTTGGGTTGTTTTCCTCTTTTTTTATGCCGAAGAGACGGTTACAACTGACCTAA